One genomic segment of Arthrobacter sp. Marseille-P9274 includes these proteins:
- a CDS encoding BTAD domain-containing putative transcriptional regulator: MKQLTAGYAEPISVRMIGNLEVRRGDAVMTSATLGSPKVRQVFGILLLRLGARVSKSELIELLWDGRPPLKAQATLESYVSVLRRSLQPGVAKTGPLRTATGSYLLDPDLVDVDLICFNDLVAQAEGLVPEEAYPLLVQALKLGSAPLLSEELDTGWAEEARAQHSSMVTSVQIRAAETAEQLGRTQEAIDWAGQAVTSAPLNDRAWCTLVLALESADRYVEALQSYDKCRRLLDRELGCAPAPDLRAAHLRLLQKSAQDDDELYDVLDALFYLNDRLRGQSRHPGLHASGKRPQGSASRTTTARRVIHSFLNKALTVA, encoded by the coding sequence ATGAAGCAATTGACAGCCGGGTACGCCGAGCCCATTTCCGTTCGGATGATCGGCAATCTCGAAGTGCGCCGCGGGGACGCCGTCATGACGTCCGCCACGTTGGGCAGCCCGAAGGTCAGGCAGGTCTTCGGAATCCTGCTGCTGAGGTTGGGCGCTAGAGTCTCCAAAAGCGAGCTCATTGAGCTGCTCTGGGACGGCAGGCCTCCGCTGAAGGCGCAAGCCACGCTGGAAAGCTACGTCAGCGTGCTGCGGCGCAGCCTCCAGCCGGGCGTCGCAAAGACCGGCCCGCTACGGACCGCTACCGGAAGCTACCTCCTCGACCCTGACCTGGTGGACGTGGACCTGATCTGCTTCAACGACCTCGTCGCTCAGGCCGAAGGGCTCGTACCGGAGGAGGCTTACCCGCTGCTGGTGCAGGCGCTGAAGCTGGGTTCGGCGCCGCTGCTCAGTGAGGAACTGGACACCGGCTGGGCCGAGGAGGCGCGTGCGCAGCACTCGTCCATGGTCACGTCGGTGCAGATCCGGGCGGCTGAAACTGCGGAGCAGCTGGGCCGGACACAGGAGGCGATCGACTGGGCCGGGCAGGCCGTGACGTCTGCACCGTTGAACGACCGGGCCTGGTGCACCCTGGTCCTCGCTTTGGAGTCCGCCGATCGCTACGTGGAGGCGCTGCAGTCCTACGACAAGTGCAGGCGTCTGCTGGACCGCGAATTGGGCTGCGCTCCGGCTCCCGACCTTCGGGCAGCCCACCTGCGGCTGCTGCAAAAGAGCGCACAGGACGACGACGAGCTGTACGACGTCCTGGACGCCCTTTTCTATCTGAACGACCGTTTGCGAGGCCAGTCCCGGCACCCGGGCCTCCATGCATCGGGCAAGCGGCCGCAGGGTTCGGCGTCACGTACAACCACGGCACGCCGGGTCATCCACTCCTTCCTCAACAAGGCGCTGACCGTCGCCTGA
- a CDS encoding aldo/keto reductase: protein MKQRTLGKSGLSVSEIGFGAGGYWGMKAFDDRRAARLVEQALDGGINLFDTGPNYSRGNAEVRLGRILGGRAKHLVISTKVGSLWSEGRNTKDFSPASIEHSLRESLRRLHLDHLPLLHFHGYPNPAGPAVETLLRLKDKGMVGALGVSTGPGGAKRALKLGIFDCLMVEYNLVDRSLAPVIAAAGKAGTGIIIKSPLAQTLYSRDIFKISAPSDVWYLLRALKNHRHKFIQGRKFRFINDVEGLKASQVALAYVLSNPHVTSAVVGTVRPEHLQTNLETSAIRLPADLLHRIEQAGTAINTAV, encoded by the coding sequence ATGAAGCAGCGGACGCTCGGAAAATCCGGGCTGTCAGTATCCGAGATCGGCTTCGGGGCCGGCGGATACTGGGGCATGAAGGCCTTCGACGATCGCCGCGCTGCGCGGCTGGTGGAACAGGCACTCGATGGCGGGATCAACCTTTTCGACACCGGCCCCAATTACAGCCGTGGCAACGCTGAAGTGCGGCTGGGCCGGATCCTCGGCGGCCGTGCCAAGCACCTGGTCATTTCCACCAAGGTGGGCTCGCTCTGGTCCGAAGGGCGGAATACGAAGGACTTTTCGCCGGCTTCGATCGAACACAGTCTGCGGGAGAGCCTGCGGCGGCTGCACCTTGACCATTTGCCGCTGCTGCATTTTCATGGCTATCCGAACCCTGCCGGCCCGGCGGTTGAGACCCTACTCAGGCTCAAGGACAAGGGCATGGTCGGCGCGCTGGGCGTATCCACCGGGCCGGGCGGCGCGAAGCGTGCCCTGAAGCTGGGGATTTTCGACTGCCTGATGGTCGAGTACAACCTAGTGGACCGTTCGTTGGCACCGGTCATCGCGGCTGCGGGGAAGGCCGGGACCGGCATCATCATCAAGTCGCCGCTGGCACAGACTCTCTACTCGCGCGACATCTTCAAGATCTCCGCACCAAGCGACGTCTGGTACCTGCTGCGCGCGCTGAAGAACCACCGCCACAAGTTCATCCAGGGCCGGAAATTCCGTTTCATCAACGACGTCGAAGGGCTCAAGGCCAGCCAAGTCGCCCTTGCCTACGTGCTCAGCAACCCGCATGTCACCAGTGCCGTGGTCGGCACTGTGCGGCCGGAGCACTTGCAGACGAACCTCGAAACGTCTGCCATTAGGCTGCCGGCAGACCTGCTGCACCGGATCGAGCAGGCGGGAACCGCAATAAATACAGCCGTCTGA
- a CDS encoding NAD(P)/FAD-dependent oxidoreductase: MTAFDVAIVGAGPAGLSAAIAAAEAGGRVAVVDENSVPGGRLLGQLHQESKDNWWIGQKVAAGLAERAVAAGVELFCGREVWGMHPRWSLALGGGDTISAPHVVLASGAAERAVPIPGWTLPGVMTVGAAQTLTNFYRVRPGQRIAVVGVDPLSLTVAHELKLAGADVVGIFLPPLDIFSGQGGNPGYNLGYLSGLSSLAPNAFLRAAAGLVRHSVPRKVAARLYPASGVPVLGVPLKLKQSITAIEGDERVHAVEITDIDAKGRPKGRTRSLEVDCVCLSGSLYPVQELTSGCDVARIDELGGEVPLHSAEMETTLKNVFVAGNITGIEGAKVAMAQGTVAGLAVAARLGLAEPARLRQAIATVDDVRRTSPITFLPHIGEGRRKAGELWAAAGIDQQTEAQAWA; this comes from the coding sequence GTGACGGCGTTCGACGTGGCCATTGTCGGGGCCGGGCCGGCGGGCTTGTCCGCCGCGATCGCGGCGGCAGAAGCCGGTGGACGCGTCGCCGTCGTTGACGAGAACAGCGTGCCGGGAGGCCGTCTCCTCGGCCAGCTCCACCAGGAGTCCAAGGACAACTGGTGGATCGGCCAGAAGGTCGCCGCGGGTTTGGCGGAGCGGGCCGTCGCTGCCGGAGTGGAGCTGTTCTGCGGGCGGGAAGTGTGGGGTATGCACCCCCGGTGGTCCCTGGCGCTCGGCGGCGGCGACACCATCTCGGCGCCGCATGTGGTGCTGGCTTCCGGGGCTGCCGAGCGGGCGGTGCCAATTCCGGGCTGGACCCTCCCTGGCGTGATGACCGTGGGCGCTGCGCAGACCCTCACGAATTTCTACCGGGTGCGCCCCGGGCAGCGGATCGCCGTCGTCGGGGTGGACCCGCTGTCACTCACCGTCGCGCATGAGCTGAAGTTGGCAGGTGCGGACGTGGTGGGCATATTCCTGCCGCCGCTTGATATCTTCAGCGGTCAAGGCGGCAACCCCGGCTACAACCTGGGCTACCTGTCGGGCCTGTCCAGTCTGGCTCCCAATGCGTTCCTGCGCGCGGCGGCCGGCCTCGTCCGCCACTCCGTTCCCCGGAAAGTAGCGGCTCGGCTGTATCCGGCATCGGGCGTTCCCGTCCTCGGCGTCCCGCTCAAACTGAAGCAGAGCATCACCGCCATCGAGGGTGATGAGCGGGTCCACGCCGTCGAAATCACCGACATCGACGCGAAGGGCCGGCCGAAGGGACGTACCCGCTCGTTGGAAGTGGATTGCGTCTGCCTCTCCGGCAGCCTCTATCCGGTGCAGGAGTTGACGAGCGGATGCGATGTGGCCCGGATCGACGAGCTCGGGGGAGAGGTGCCGCTGCACAGCGCGGAAATGGAAACCACCCTGAAGAACGTGTTCGTGGCCGGCAACATCACCGGCATCGAGGGGGCGAAGGTCGCCATGGCGCAGGGGACCGTCGCCGGGCTGGCCGTCGCCGCCCGGCTGGGCCTGGCCGAACCTGCGCGGCTCAGGCAGGCCATCGCCACCGTCGACGACGTGCGCCGGACCAGCCCCATCACCTTCCTGCCGCACATCGGCGAAGGCCGGCGCAAAGCAGGGGAGCTGTGGGCCGCGGCGGGCATCGACCAGCAGACGGAGGCACAGGCATGGGCGTGA
- a CDS encoding LamG domain-containing protein: MAEMKRRQRSTQSALLKGTETILVSALALGLLGFPATAQFGSPQADRAARPEAKYDSAVLTDKPSAYWTMGSPLRATEKDRTGHDHTGTYFGRPAAATLPNGDTAADFDGGREYLQVADSAALSPATRGLLTIEAWMRPDTVTFTGEGGSNHYVHWMGKGQPNNHEYVARFYSKDDPDRPNRISGYLFNSSGGKGAGAYFEEKVSAGKWIHYVFVINANAKSDKYPNGYSKIYRDGVLKKTVDLSYRGSAVVPTRGNAPLRVATRDGGSFFDGAIGKVAIYTKELSGKRIGAHFNAMTQK, translated from the coding sequence ATGGCTGAGATGAAACGTCGTCAAAGAAGTACGCAATCGGCGCTCCTCAAAGGAACGGAAACAATCCTGGTATCCGCCCTCGCGCTGGGCCTCCTCGGATTTCCAGCGACAGCCCAGTTCGGTAGTCCACAAGCTGATCGCGCAGCCCGGCCCGAAGCAAAGTATGACAGCGCCGTCCTGACCGACAAACCGTCTGCATATTGGACCATGGGCAGCCCGCTTCGAGCCACCGAAAAGGATCGGACCGGCCATGACCACACGGGGACTTACTTCGGGCGCCCGGCTGCAGCAACGCTGCCGAATGGCGACACCGCAGCCGACTTCGACGGCGGTCGGGAATATCTACAGGTCGCAGACTCCGCTGCACTCAGCCCGGCCACCAGGGGCCTGCTCACTATCGAAGCCTGGATGCGGCCGGACACTGTCACCTTCACAGGCGAGGGCGGCAGCAACCACTATGTGCACTGGATGGGAAAAGGTCAGCCCAACAACCACGAGTATGTTGCAAGGTTCTACTCGAAGGATGATCCGGACCGCCCGAACCGCATCTCCGGCTATCTGTTCAACTCCTCCGGAGGCAAAGGTGCAGGGGCCTATTTCGAGGAGAAAGTCAGTGCCGGAAAGTGGATCCATTACGTCTTCGTGATCAACGCAAACGCAAAGTCCGACAAATATCCGAACGGCTACAGCAAGATTTACCGGGATGGAGTACTCAAGAAGACCGTGGATCTCAGTTACCGCGGCAGCGCAGTGGTGCCAACGAGAGGCAACGCGCCGCTTCGGGTAGCCACCCGGGACGGCGGTTCATTCTTTGACGGAGCGATCGGAAAGGTCGCCATCTATACCAAGGAACTGTCAGGCAAACGTATAGGCGCGCACTTCAACGCGATGACCCAGAAATAA
- a CDS encoding flavin reductase family protein, whose translation MELGPGNWLAVARPTSALSIVTTVDVEGRTNAAPFATVVRVNQEPLQLAFTCGEGSDTCANVQATGQFTLNLVSHSEDLLRRVVTTAKPWPSEIDEATYAGLTPLPAIRIRPPRLFECYAHLELETEWLKSWSGRCMVVGRVVAASARRDCLGPDNELVWKQARPVHYWGGAGGDTFTPLGAPMPMAAD comes from the coding sequence GTGGAGCTCGGTCCCGGTAACTGGCTGGCCGTAGCCAGGCCGACATCTGCGCTGTCCATCGTCACGACTGTCGACGTCGAAGGCCGTACCAACGCGGCGCCCTTCGCTACCGTTGTCCGCGTTAACCAGGAGCCCTTGCAGCTTGCCTTCACCTGCGGCGAAGGCAGCGACACCTGCGCCAACGTCCAGGCGACCGGACAGTTCACCCTGAATCTCGTGTCGCACAGCGAGGACTTGCTTCGGCGCGTTGTCACTACCGCAAAGCCCTGGCCCTCCGAAATCGACGAAGCCACGTACGCCGGGCTGACGCCCTTGCCCGCGATCAGGATCCGGCCGCCACGCCTGTTCGAGTGCTACGCGCATCTGGAACTGGAAACGGAATGGCTCAAGTCCTGGTCCGGCCGCTGCATGGTCGTCGGCCGGGTCGTCGCCGCCTCTGCCCGCCGTGACTGCCTCGGCCCCGACAATGAACTCGTCTGGAAACAGGCCCGGCCGGTGCACTACTGGGGCGGTGCCGGCGGCGATACCTTCACTCCTTTGGGCGCACCGATGCCGATGGCGGCGGATTGA
- a CDS encoding (2Fe-2S)-binding protein, with protein sequence MQRLTEHPVLGPHDGQPISFEFDGTVYPAIEGDSVASALLASGVRILRRSKKADEPRGIYCGIGHCYECRVTVDGKASVRACITPVADGMMVEPGIPSAETRS encoded by the coding sequence GTGCAGCGGCTGACCGAACATCCCGTCCTGGGTCCGCATGACGGGCAGCCCATCTCCTTCGAGTTCGACGGCACCGTCTACCCAGCGATCGAGGGTGACTCCGTTGCATCCGCCCTGCTCGCTTCCGGTGTCCGGATTCTGCGCCGCTCCAAGAAGGCAGACGAACCCCGGGGCATCTACTGCGGCATCGGCCACTGCTATGAATGCCGGGTCACCGTGGATGGGAAGGCCAGCGTCCGTGCCTGCATCACGCCGGTCGCGGACGGCATGATGGTGGAGCCCGGGATCCCCTCGGCGGAGACACGCTCGTGA
- a CDS encoding SLC13 family permease yields the protein MTVDNRAQTAVPTEVQPQEKSAKVTRIKWSMVAAGIVLGLAAFFLFPDSLSLEGRGVVGIGVVMAFWWMTEAVPIEATSLLPLILFPVTGIAPISEAAAPYANSVIYLVLGGIVLGLATQRWNLHRRVALLIIMAVGTKPSQIVFGLMLASAFITMWVSNTATAVIMVPIGGAILALINSLEGSKVTPKLAASMLLGIAYSVTIGSMATLIGQPPMALMKAYLGDNYNIEIGFGQWMLVGVPFAAFMMFASWLVLTKLVFRSEVEEIPGGKEIMRAELARLGGLTTQEKRVIAIFLGAAFCWIFMPFIAEIPAVAAAAPFLANFNDTSIAITAALLCFIVPGDKVSNGPLLEWSATKEVPWGLLILFGGGLSLSDQFTSTGLSEWIGDSVGGLAGVPTLLLMVIAIILLVILTELTSNTATAAAFLPIMTAVGVGLGIDPLVMAIAVTLAVSGSYMLPVGTPSNAVAFAVGDVSMQNMMRGGLWLNIISIVTIPVVLTTLVPLVFGVGL from the coding sequence ATGACGGTGGATAACCGTGCCCAAACCGCTGTCCCGACGGAGGTGCAGCCGCAGGAAAAGTCCGCCAAGGTCACCAGGATCAAGTGGTCGATGGTCGCCGCCGGCATCGTCCTGGGGCTGGCCGCGTTCTTCCTCTTTCCCGATTCGCTCTCGCTGGAGGGCCGCGGGGTAGTTGGCATCGGCGTCGTTATGGCGTTTTGGTGGATGACCGAGGCGGTGCCGATCGAGGCCACGTCGCTGCTGCCGCTGATCCTCTTCCCGGTCACGGGGATCGCCCCGATCAGCGAGGCGGCGGCGCCGTACGCCAACTCCGTGATCTACCTGGTGCTCGGCGGCATCGTCCTCGGGCTGGCGACGCAGCGGTGGAACCTGCACCGCCGGGTGGCGCTGCTGATCATCATGGCGGTCGGCACCAAGCCGAGCCAGATCGTCTTCGGGCTCATGCTGGCCAGCGCGTTCATCACGATGTGGGTCTCCAACACCGCGACGGCCGTCATCATGGTGCCGATCGGCGGCGCCATCCTCGCGCTGATCAACTCGCTCGAGGGCAGCAAGGTCACGCCGAAGCTGGCGGCCTCGATGCTGCTGGGCATCGCCTACTCGGTCACAATCGGCTCGATGGCGACGCTGATCGGCCAGCCGCCGATGGCCCTGATGAAGGCCTACCTGGGCGACAACTACAACATCGAGATCGGCTTCGGCCAGTGGATGCTCGTGGGCGTTCCGTTCGCCGCCTTCATGATGTTCGCCAGCTGGCTGGTGCTGACCAAGCTGGTCTTCCGCTCCGAGGTCGAGGAGATCCCGGGCGGCAAGGAGATCATGCGCGCGGAGCTGGCCAGGCTGGGCGGGCTGACCACGCAGGAGAAGCGGGTCATCGCGATCTTCCTCGGCGCGGCGTTCTGCTGGATCTTCATGCCGTTCATCGCCGAAATCCCGGCCGTGGCCGCGGCCGCGCCGTTCCTGGCCAACTTCAACGACACCTCCATCGCCATCACTGCGGCGCTGCTCTGCTTCATCGTGCCGGGCGACAAGGTCTCCAACGGGCCGCTGCTCGAGTGGAGCGCGACCAAGGAGGTCCCGTGGGGCCTGCTCATCCTCTTCGGCGGCGGCCTCTCGCTGTCCGACCAGTTCACCTCCACCGGGCTGAGCGAGTGGATCGGCGACAGCGTCGGCGGCCTCGCCGGCGTCCCGACCCTGCTGCTGATGGTCATCGCGATCATCCTGCTGGTCATCCTGACCGAGCTCACCAGCAACACCGCGACGGCGGCGGCGTTCCTGCCGATCATGACCGCGGTGGGCGTGGGCCTGGGCATCGACCCGCTGGTCATGGCCATCGCCGTGACGCTGGCGGTCTCCGGGTCCTACATGCTGCCGGTGGGCACGCCGTCGAACGCGGTGGCCTTCGCGGTGGGCGACGTCTCAATGCAGAACATGATGCGCGGCGGCCTCTGGCTGAACATCATCAGCATCGTCACCATCCCGGTGGTCCTGACGACGCTGGTGCCGCTGGTCTTCGGCGTGGGGCTGTAG
- a CDS encoding ATP-binding protein gives MTHWRIRDFHSTDLDGILHLWESLKATNVEPVYALSEVMASCEKDHAVVAVMGEQVVGAAVGRAAHDQGWIVFLATLPEFRGRGIGTSLLAAVENRMAPHGLNKLSALMPESETRMDAFMDRGFVLKKNLRYFERTIPIQRQELEPLGLLGGRILARNLWDNVAGMRREKELLERRLVLPLAESDLADEYGVVPPRAVVLFGPPGTGKTTFAKAIASRLEWPFVEVFPSRLASDPKGLAGALRETFLEIAELEHAVVFIDEVEEIASQRAGDPPSPLQGVTNELLKIIPAFREQPGRLLVCATNFIRALDSAFLRHGRFDYVIPIGLPDAEAREAMWRRFIPETVVENVDIALLVGRTEGFSPADIEYAARSASQRALEKAVYDDGGTGHADAGIFGAGERRGPSTQDYLDAIGDTRTTVSEEVHRDFLDDIDVLGRV, from the coding sequence ATGACCCACTGGCGGATCCGTGACTTCCACTCGACCGATCTGGATGGCATCCTGCACCTCTGGGAGTCGCTGAAGGCCACGAACGTCGAGCCCGTGTACGCGCTGTCGGAGGTGATGGCGTCCTGCGAGAAGGACCACGCCGTGGTGGCGGTGATGGGCGAGCAGGTGGTGGGCGCCGCCGTCGGCCGTGCCGCCCATGACCAGGGTTGGATCGTCTTCCTGGCCACGCTGCCGGAATTCCGCGGCCGGGGGATCGGCACCTCGCTGCTGGCCGCCGTCGAAAACCGGATGGCGCCGCACGGGCTGAACAAGCTGTCCGCACTGATGCCGGAGTCCGAGACGCGGATGGACGCCTTCATGGACCGCGGCTTCGTGCTGAAGAAGAACCTGCGCTACTTCGAGCGGACCATTCCGATCCAGCGCCAGGAGCTGGAGCCGCTGGGCCTGCTGGGAGGCCGGATCCTCGCGCGCAACCTCTGGGACAACGTGGCCGGCATGCGGCGCGAGAAGGAGCTGCTGGAGCGGCGCCTGGTCCTGCCGCTGGCCGAGTCGGACCTCGCGGACGAATACGGCGTGGTGCCGCCGCGCGCCGTCGTGCTCTTCGGGCCTCCGGGCACCGGCAAGACCACGTTCGCGAAAGCGATCGCGTCCCGGCTGGAGTGGCCGTTCGTGGAGGTCTTCCCCTCGCGGCTGGCCTCGGACCCGAAGGGCCTGGCCGGCGCGCTGCGCGAGACTTTCCTGGAGATCGCGGAGCTGGAGCACGCAGTGGTGTTCATCGACGAGGTGGAGGAGATCGCCTCGCAGCGGGCCGGGGATCCGCCGTCACCGCTGCAGGGCGTGACCAACGAGCTGCTCAAGATCATCCCCGCCTTCCGCGAGCAGCCCGGCCGGCTGCTGGTCTGCGCCACGAACTTCATCCGCGCCCTCGACTCCGCGTTCCTGCGCCACGGCCGGTTCGACTATGTCATTCCCATCGGCCTGCCTGACGCCGAGGCGCGCGAGGCGATGTGGCGGCGCTTCATCCCGGAGACCGTGGTGGAGAACGTGGACATCGCGCTGCTGGTGGGGCGTACCGAGGGCTTCTCGCCGGCGGATATCGAGTACGCGGCGCGCAGCGCGTCGCAGCGGGCGCTGGAGAAGGCGGTGTACGACGACGGCGGGACGGGGCACGCGGATGCCGGCATCTTCGGCGCGGGGGAGCGCCGGGGGCCGTCCACGCAGGACTACCTCGACGCGATCGGCGACACCCGGACCACGGTCAGCGAGGAAGTGCACCGGGACTTCCTCGACGACATCGACGTGCTGGGCCGGGTGTAG
- a CDS encoding helix-turn-helix domain-containing protein, which yields MVENRIDHDQTFLSVAQVAEHLNVSKMTIYRLVHTGQLPCVRIGHTYRVAEEAMTRYLEEGTVQASPQ from the coding sequence ATGGTGGAGAACCGCATCGACCACGATCAGACATTCCTGTCTGTCGCCCAGGTCGCCGAACATCTGAACGTATCGAAAATGACCATCTACCGGCTGGTCCACACGGGGCAGCTGCCGTGCGTGCGGATCGGGCACACCTACCGGGTGGCCGAAGAAGCCATGACCCGGTACCTGGAAGAAGGAACGGTCCAGGCGAGCCCTCAATAG
- a CDS encoding type II toxin-antitoxin system HipA family toxin codes for MADLHRLRFVTAADVYKGGRLAGRLERTGEGTAFTYDGAYLADGRAVASSLPISPVPVLSPSGALPPFFAGVLPEGHRLTVLKDAVKTSLSDEFSLLLAVGADAPGDVQVVPAGEAAAEPETLADTTDPASLDFARLAEAVDLHALPGAQDKASASMLTAPLALRGRRYILKMNPPRHPHLVENEALHLAAARALKIPVAKAIVVTDRNGLPGLLVERFDRVPNGAEWRRLPLEDAAQVMGLPPAAKYNIDSESVVSALAATCKAPVVAVRNLYLQFAYAWLTGNGDLHAKNVAVLGGLQNGFTIAPVYDVPCTLLYGDDTLALPVDGKLKGLRRRHWASFAKAIGLPERAAKAANALALKAASAVDLKTLPFTGSPLGGTERELRFRRAELET; via the coding sequence ATGGCAGACCTGCACCGGCTACGGTTCGTCACGGCCGCCGACGTCTACAAGGGCGGACGGTTGGCTGGCCGGCTGGAGCGCACGGGCGAGGGCACGGCCTTCACCTATGACGGCGCATACCTGGCCGACGGCCGAGCCGTGGCGAGCAGTCTGCCGATCTCGCCGGTCCCGGTCCTCTCGCCGTCCGGCGCCCTGCCGCCGTTCTTCGCCGGTGTGCTGCCGGAAGGACACCGCCTGACCGTGCTGAAGGATGCGGTCAAGACGAGCCTGAGTGACGAGTTCTCGCTGCTGCTGGCTGTCGGGGCCGATGCGCCAGGCGACGTTCAGGTCGTGCCCGCCGGGGAGGCAGCTGCCGAGCCTGAAACCTTGGCCGACACCACCGATCCGGCAAGCCTTGACTTTGCCCGGCTCGCCGAAGCGGTGGACCTGCACGCCCTCCCCGGCGCGCAGGACAAGGCCAGCGCTTCCATGCTCACCGCTCCTCTGGCCCTGCGCGGCCGCCGGTACATCCTGAAGATGAATCCGCCCCGGCACCCGCACCTCGTTGAAAATGAGGCCCTGCATCTCGCGGCCGCCCGTGCGCTGAAAATCCCTGTGGCAAAAGCCATCGTGGTGACTGACCGCAATGGGCTTCCGGGCCTGCTCGTGGAGAGATTTGACCGGGTGCCCAACGGCGCCGAGTGGCGGCGGCTGCCCTTGGAGGACGCAGCCCAGGTCATGGGCCTGCCGCCGGCCGCTAAGTACAACATCGATTCCGAGTCCGTTGTCAGCGCCCTGGCTGCGACCTGCAAGGCCCCCGTGGTCGCGGTCAGGAACCTCTACCTCCAGTTCGCTTACGCATGGCTGACCGGCAACGGGGACCTGCATGCCAAGAACGTTGCCGTCCTCGGCGGCCTGCAGAACGGCTTCACCATTGCTCCGGTCTACGATGTTCCCTGCACCCTGCTTTACGGCGACGACACCCTGGCCCTGCCCGTGGACGGGAAGCTAAAAGGACTGCGCCGGCGGCACTGGGCCTCCTTCGCCAAAGCCATCGGTCTACCGGAACGCGCCGCGAAAGCAGCCAACGCACTGGCCCTGAAGGCAGCGTCCGCGGTCGACTTGAAGACTCTGCCGTTTACCGGCTCCCCATTGGGCGGCACCGAGCGCGAGCTGCGGTTTCGCCGCGCAGAACTGGAAACCTAA
- a CDS encoding helix-turn-helix transcriptional regulator: MSDIEGLGKRIRSARKAAQLTQQDLADLAGVSERTVRAIETGTGNPALAAVAAVVNVLGLRLVAE, encoded by the coding sequence ATGAGTGACATCGAAGGTTTGGGCAAGCGGATCCGTTCCGCCCGCAAGGCCGCCCAACTGACGCAGCAGGACCTCGCAGACCTCGCCGGTGTTTCGGAACGTACGGTCCGGGCCATAGAGACCGGAACGGGCAATCCGGCATTGGCCGCTGTTGCCGCCGTAGTCAACGTTCTCGGCTTGCGGCTGGTGGCCGAATAA
- a CDS encoding nuclear transport factor 2 family protein — MTDADDFVAWVKTSLYDAERAIHNGDAAPRRALWSRNEPVSVLGAWRNAFGQQELEELFTGLAKQFSNCTSYRFELLACDVVGDMAYTAGLEHTSASVDGEPRSYVLRATQVYRREDGEWKVAHRHGDTVTG, encoded by the coding sequence ATGACTGACGCAGATGATTTCGTCGCCTGGGTGAAGACCTCCCTGTACGACGCCGAACGCGCCATCCACAACGGCGACGCGGCGCCGCGGCGGGCGCTCTGGTCGCGCAACGAGCCGGTGAGCGTCCTGGGCGCGTGGCGCAATGCCTTCGGGCAGCAGGAACTGGAGGAACTGTTCACCGGCCTCGCCAAACAATTCTCCAACTGCACGTCCTACCGCTTCGAGCTGTTGGCCTGCGACGTCGTGGGCGACATGGCCTATACGGCCGGGCTGGAGCACACCTCCGCCTCGGTGGACGGTGAGCCGCGCAGCTATGTGCTGCGGGCTACGCAGGTCTATCGTCGCGAAGACGGCGAATGGAAGGTGGCCCACCGGCACGGCGATACCGTCACCGGGTAG
- a CDS encoding (2Fe-2S)-binding protein encodes MNDPTICRCEDVTLRQLEDCLAASGTAVSLREVKLQTRAGMGICQGRTCLPLLAALVDSTGRGLPEDAGLARNQPVRPLTLADLARFASNGGGEVSACSG; translated from the coding sequence ATGAATGATCCGACGATCTGCAGGTGCGAGGATGTCACCCTCCGCCAACTCGAAGACTGCTTGGCGGCCAGCGGCACCGCGGTGTCCTTGCGGGAAGTGAAGCTGCAGACCCGTGCCGGGATGGGAATCTGCCAGGGCCGGACCTGCCTGCCGCTGCTCGCCGCACTCGTCGATTCCACCGGCCGCGGACTGCCGGAAGACGCCGGCCTGGCGCGGAACCAGCCGGTCCGGCCCCTTACCCTGGCAGACCTGGCCCGCTTCGCGTCCAATGGTGGAGGGGAGGTATCCGCGTGCAGCGGCTGA
- a CDS encoding DUF2306 domain-containing protein: MHPAWPVLIVVHAVAAAYSILFGAFQLLRRTKGGAVHRVIGRIWGAAMYVVILTSFGIRTLNGGFTWLHALSVFTFFTVSIGLWAARTGRIPAHRSYMTGSYFGILGAFVGVVAVPDRRIPQMAVNDLPGLVVWVACILLTAGFAVAGTVLLSRQKKSLRPAPSSGL, translated from the coding sequence GTGCATCCTGCTTGGCCGGTCCTCATCGTCGTGCACGCCGTGGCCGCGGCGTACTCCATCCTGTTCGGCGCTTTCCAGCTGCTGCGGCGCACGAAGGGCGGGGCCGTCCACCGGGTCATCGGGCGGATCTGGGGTGCGGCGATGTACGTGGTCATTTTGACCTCCTTCGGGATCCGCACGCTCAACGGCGGGTTCACCTGGCTGCACGCACTCTCCGTCTTCACATTCTTCACCGTCAGCATCGGCCTCTGGGCCGCGCGCACCGGTCGCATCCCGGCACACCGGTCCTACATGACCGGCAGCTACTTCGGCATCCTCGGTGCGTTCGTCGGCGTAGTCGCAGTGCCGGACCGGCGGATCCCGCAGATGGCAGTCAATGACCTTCCCGGGTTGGTCGTTTGGGTGGCTTGCATCCTGCTGACCGCGGGCTTCGCGGTCGCCGGAACAGTGCTGCTCTCGCGGCAGAAAAAGTCGCTGCGGCCGGCACCAAGCAGCGGCCTGTAG